A single genomic interval of Argopecten irradians isolate NY chromosome 8, Ai_NY, whole genome shotgun sequence harbors:
- the LOC138329195 gene encoding uncharacterized protein, whose protein sequence is MPTNEHFTLSVRVGDTTLPEYNKDGVHYVESNLFTPFSYKQEYTEVIQGEHEKQKWPVTPFTIAVRGNPATPHSYYRVYVDGQVVKKMSVPPGKTRLVSGFRDRNNCLEFLFSLPRFCHGESDKLATDLMSRVGLIEVECYNAEKKASFVTRRKRNLEFDQANKNDCLGVTQGQYLMATTKVGKVIKKRSTNKMTDHWSLHGLRSRQSVKYVTAQTLVDHGFSIIPIPFPANSGTDLDQKTNVKQETTVLQMKQEIPSPSKTLSVASDTRVKFLI, encoded by the exons ATGCCAACAAACGAACATTTTACCCTATCGGTTCGTGTTGGGGACACCACACTGCCAGAATACAACAAAGATGGAGTCCATTATGTGGAGAGCAACTTGTTCACACCATTTAGTTATAAGCAGGAATATACTGAGGTCATTCAAGGGGAACATGAAAAACAG AAATGGCCTGTGACACCATTTACAATTGCTGTTCGTGGAAATCCTGCCACTCCACATTCATATTATCGGGTTTACGTTGATGGACAGGTGGTAAAAAAGATGAGTGTTCCACCGGGTAAAACCAG GCTTGTGTCAGGATTCCGAGATAGAAATAATTGTTTAGAATTCCTGTTTTCTCTGCCAAGATTCTGTCACGGAGAG AGTGATAAGCTGGCCACCGATCTGATGTCTCGGGTTGGACTCATTGAGGTAGAGTGCTACAATGCAGAAAAGAAGGCTTCTTTTGTAACAAGGAGAAAGAGGAATCTTGAATTTGATCAGGCCAACAAGAATGACTGTCTGGGTGTAACACAAG GACAATACCTCATGGCCACCACAAAGGTAGGCAAAGTCATCAAGAAGCGTTCTACAAACAAAATGACTGATCACTGGAGTCTTCATGGCTTGCGGAGTCGACAAAGTGTAAAATATGTGACTGCTCAAACTCTTGTTGACCACGGATTCTCCATCATTCCAATTCCGTTTCCAGCCAATTCTGGCACAGATTTAGAccaaaaaacaaatgttaaacagGAAACAACTGTCTTACAGATGAAACAGGAAATACCAAGTCCTTCTAAAACCTTGTCAGTAGCCTCAGACACAAGGGTCAAGTTTCTGATTTGA
- the LOC138329197 gene encoding pyridoxal 5'-phosphate synthase subunit PdxT-like codes for MPPTGNQPSLRKIGILEVQGAFQEHKVALMKAKACLDVIIELEVMEVRHPDHLVSDMDGLIIPGGESTTISLFLKRNKMEEPLRTWIQTKGHAVWGTCAGMILLSKFTENQKDGGQPTLGMLDTVVSRNFFGRQVHSFEAQVTIKSPSLSTSGTECHGVFIRAPAVLKTTSSEVTVLAVLERTEQKDSVIVAVQQGDVMATAFHPELTEDLRWHVYFLTMIENAKMQT; via the exons ATGCCACCCACGGGAAACCAACCCAGCCTCCGTAAAATTGGGATTCTGGAGGTTCAAGGTGCCTTTCAGGAACACAAGGTAGCTCTGATGAAGGCCAAGGCATGTTTGGATGTGATAATAGAACTTGAAGTGATGGAAGTTCGACACCCTGACCATCTTGTGTCAGACATGGACGGTCTCATTATACCGGGAGGAGAGAGTACCACCATCAGCTTGTTCCTGAAGAGAAACAAAATGGAAGAACCTCTCCGGACCTGGATACAAACAAAAGGCCATGCAGTGTGGGGGACATGCGCGGGAATGATCCTTTTATCAAAGTTTACCGAAAATCAAAAGGACGGCGGACAACCAACA CTTGGAATGCTTGACACAGTCGTATCTAGGAACTTTTTTGGACGCCAGGTTCACAGCTTTGAGGCACAAGTGACAATCAAATCGCCATCGCTCTCTACCTCCGGCACAGAGTGCCATGGCGTCTTCATACGGGCACCTGCCGTACTGAAAACAACGAGCTCCGAAGTGACAGTGCTTGCAGTGTTAGAACGTACAGAACAGAAAGACTCCGTCATCGTTGCCGTGCAACAAGGTGACGTCATGGCGACAGCGTTTCATCCAGAACTTACAGAAGACCTTCGTTGGCATGTTTATTTCCTGACGATGATCGAAAATGCAAAAATGCAAACTTAA
- the LOC138329194 gene encoding pyridoxal 5'-phosphate synthase subunit SNZERR-like → MAGTAKLANGVTCDVTNLTMKDAVSKQTGTFKVKAGLAQMAKGGIIMDVTTPEEARIAEEAGACAVMALERVPADIRREGGVARMTDPMKIKGIIAAVTIPVMAKSRIGHFAEAQILQALGVDMVDESEVLTPADEVNHINKHDFDVPFVCGARDLGEALRRISEGAAMIRTKGEAGTGDVSEAVKHARTINKQIKMASALDSTELYNYAKELRVPHDLLKKTAELGRLPVVNFAAGGLATPADVSLLMQLGVDGVFVGSGIFKSSNPAKRAVAMAQAVTHYKDPKILAELSSDLGDAMFGVPHGDKSADKWAKTQKSVGVDKMKIWDATLGDPAKINGKK, encoded by the exons ATGGCAGGGACGGCCAAGCTTGCAAACG gtgtgacctgtgacgtcactaatCTCACAATGAAGGATGCTGTATCAAAACAGACAG GCACATTTAAAGTTAAGGCCGGTCTAGCTCAGATGGCCAAAGGTGGCATTATAATGGATGTCACTACACCAGAGGAGGCTAGGATCGCTGAGGAAGCAGGG GCTTGTGCAGTCATGGCACTAGAGCGTGTCCCTGCTGATATTCGAAGAGAAGGAGGCGTGGCTAGAATGACGGATCCAATGAAAATTAAAGGAATTATTGCTGCAGTGACCATCCCTGTTATGGCTAAATCAAGGATCGGCCATTTTGCAGAGGCCCAGATTCTGCAAGCTCTTGGAGTGGACATGGTAGACGAATCAGAAG TTTTAACGCCAGCAGATGAAGTTAACCATATCAACAAACATGATTTTGATGTTCCATTTGTGTGTGGAGCTCGTGATCTCGGTGAAGCGTTGCGGAGAATCTCTGAGGGCGCTGCTATGATAAGGACAAAGGGAGAGgcaggtacag GGGATGTTTCTGAAGCTGTCAAACATGCCAGAACCATcaacaaacaaataaagatGGCGAGTGCCTTGGACTCAACGGAATTATACAACTACGCCAAGGAGCTCAGAGTACCACATGACCTACTCAAAAAGACAGCGGAGCTAGGGAGACTTCCTGTTGTCAACTTCGCAGCAGGTGGACTAG CGACTCCAGCTGATGTATCCTTACTGATGCAGCTAGGTGTTGACGGTGTCTTCGTGGGCTCAGGAATTTTCAAAAGTTCAAATCCAGCAAAACGTGCTGTTGCCATGGCACAAGCTGTAACACACTACAAAGACCCTAAGATATTGGCCGAGTTGAGCTCGGACCTCGGCGACGCCATGTTTGGCGTTCCCCATGGCGATAAATCGGCTGATAAATGGGCAAAAACACAGAAGTCTGTCGGCGTGGACAAAATGAAAATCTGGGACGCAACACTGGGTGATCCAGCCAAAATCAATGGAAAGAAGTAA